A region of the Gimesia chilikensis genome:
GGCCCGGCGGCACCCGTTACGGTGAAGTTGTAAGGATTTTCATCCGCGTCACCCGTGGTGAACGAGATCTGACCGAAGGTCGAACCGGTGGTCCCGCCGTCGAACTGGATGGTGAAGGTCACTGATCCACCGCCGGGAATGTTCACAGGCACGGTATCCGTTCCGAACGGGGAAGCAGGATCAATGCTGAACCCGGGCGGGAACTCAACCAGGCCGGTCACATCGACCGGATCCGCGGAGAGGTTCGTCACGGTAAAGGTTTTAATAACCGGAATGCCGGGGATCGTCGTACCGAAGTCAACCACGCCCGTGTCATCGTCCACGACATTGCCGTCCACGGTGACTTCCAGGTCGGGAGTCGGCAGGTATTCAATGCGGACCGCATCGGCGATCACGCCGTTGGCCAGGTCGAAGTGATCCCGCGGGAGGCTGCTCGCATCGTTGGTCAGGGTCACTGTCAGCGTGCCGTCAACCACTTCAAAGAAGGTATTCAGATCAAACCAGGCCGCCCCGTTATCAGCGAAGCTGGACGGAATCAGAGTCTGGTTCACGTCAAGGCTGAAGGTGTTTCCACCACTGGTTACGGTGTAAGGAGCATCGGTCACCCGGTTGTACAGCGCCGACCAGGTCGTGGAGACCCGGTAGAAACCGTTGGCCAGACCGGTAAAGGTCCAGGTTGCGGTGTCGGTCCCAGCCGGAGGTGGAATGAAGCCCGGCTGGTTGGGAATCGCACCCGCGATGTCCCCTTCGAAGCCGGCACTGCCCCGGTTGACGCCCGAGTCATACAGTTCGAAGCCGGCGGTGGCCGAGAAGTCGGCATCGCCGTTGTCGATGATCACCACGTTAGAGACCTGACCGTGCAGCAGCAGGTTGAAGGTCGCTTCATCCACGTCGTTGGTGTCGAACGAGAACAGGCCCGAACGGTCGCCGAAGGAGTCGGAGTCCATCGTGATCTCGAAGCTGATCGTATCGCCGGCGGCCACACTCTGAGCGGTCAGCGTGGTCGTGAATCCGGCAGGAATCACGATGTTGCTGATGTCCAGGGGAGCAGAACCGGTGTTGGTGATCTCGAAGGTCCGGGTCAGGTCGGTCAACAGTTCGGTGGTCCCGAAGTCGATGCCGCCCGGATGACCGTCAACCAGCACGCTTGGCGGTGCCGGGGCGTCGGTCACGTCGGTCAGCTGAACTTCCGGACCGGCGGAGACCCGCTCGATGCGGACTGCATCGGCAGTGATCAGGCCGTTGGCCAGATTGGTCAGCATCACGGTCAGCGTCCGGCTGTTGATGGTAAATGTTCCCAGGTCTTCCCAGAGAGCACCGTCGGCCTGGAAGTCATCAGGGGCGATCTGCTGGTTCAGATCGAAGGTGCCCAGGTCAACCGCCGTAGTGGTAATGTCGTTGCGGGATCCATCGAACACGGTAAACGGTGCATCGCTGGCCATCTGCGGAATCACAAACGGATTCTCCGAAGCCGGCCAGGTGACTGAGACGCGGTATACGCCCGGGGTCAGACCGTAGAATTCCCAGAAGGCGGCGGCATCACCGTAGTGAACCGGATCCACCAGCTGCGACTGCACGGTGTGAATGTCGTCTTCATAGCCGACCCCCGTGGTGATCGCTGCGGTGCCTGCCGGA
Encoded here:
- a CDS encoding golvesin C-terminal-like domain-containing protein — encoded protein: PPVLRSADGRGGYDILDFDAKGQAVIDTGYSLTADGVGTVQYLNFEEVTPFEDNPATIVDNGDLGFSLSGDWPYHPAGTAAITTGVGYEDDIHTVQSQLVDPVHYGDAAAFWEFYGLTPGVYRVSVTWPASENPFVIPQMASDAPFTVFDGSRNDITTTAVDLGTFDLNQQIAPDDFQADGALWEDLGTFTINSRTLTVMLTNLANGLITADAVRIERVSAGPEVQLTDVTDAPAPPSVLVDGHPGGIDFGTTELLTDLTRTFEITNTGSAPLDISNIVIPAGFTTTLTAQSVAAGDTISFEITMDSDSFGDRSGLFSFDTNDVDEATFNLLLHGQVSNVVIIDNGDADFSATAGFELYDSGVNRGSAGFEGDIAGAIPNQPGFIPPPAGTDTATWTFTGLANGFYRVSTTWSALYNRVTDAPYTVTSGGNTFSLDVNQTLIPSSFADNGAAWFDLNTFFEVVDGTLTVTLTNDASSLPRDHFDLANGVIADAVRIEYLPTPDLEVTVDGNVVDDDTGVVDFGTTIPGIPVIKTFTVTNLSADPVDVTGLVEFPPGFSIDPASPFGTDTVPVNIPGGGSVTFTIQFDGGTTGSTFGQISFTTGDADENPYNFTVTGAAGPATVGINDGDFTRTGTWNEHIPGVVGDPEFLYTGVPYVGGSGANTASWEFDVEPGR